The Paraburkholderia phytofirmans PsJN DNA segment AGAATGATATCATTTTTACGAAGATATCATTTTAAAACTGATATCATTCGCCTGTAGTCGGAGGCGGGCCGTCCCGTGCTCAAACGTCAACTCAAAAAGGGATGCAATGAGGAAGCTACTTTTCGCGCTTTTGCTGGCACCGCTCGCCTGTAATGCCGAACTCGTCATCGAGGGCGGTGCGCCCACGCCAGCACAACCAGTTGCGGCGTCCACCGCCGCCGCAGCGCCGGCAGTTCCCCCAGCATCGCCGTCGCTGGCCGCCGTCGCTTCCCCGTCCATCCCCGCCGCTGCTGCGCCGGCCGTGCCGCACCTGGACATCAAGCCTGTGTGGCGTGTTGAGCTGGCCGACAGCACGTTCCAACGGTTGTTTGCCCGCTGGTCGACGCTGGCCGGTTGGACACTCGTATGGGATGTGCCGCAGGACATCCCCGTGATCGGCCAATACTCTTTCTCGGGCTCGTTCACCGATGCCGTGCTAACCGTCACGGACTCAACGGACGGAACCGACATGCCGGTTCATCCGTGCTTCTACAGCAATAGCCTCGTGC contains these protein-coding regions:
- a CDS encoding toxin co-regulated pilus biosynthesis Q family protein encodes the protein MRKLLFALLLAPLACNAELVIEGGAPTPAQPVAASTAAAAPAVPPASPSLAAVASPSIPAAAAPAVPHLDIKPVWRVELADSTFQRLFARWSTLAGWTLVWDVPQDIPVIGQYSFSGSFTDAVLTVTDSTDGTDMPVHPCFYSNSLVRIVPVSVVCNPDNN